From Streptomyces sp. CMB-StM0423, a single genomic window includes:
- the thpR gene encoding RNA 2',3'-cyclic phosphodiesterase: protein MKLFAAVIPPAEVLGELAEAVARLRRLPGAGRLRWVPPEGWHLTVAFYGQVPAGSVAELEERLARAARRRGPVGLRLAGGGRFSDTVLWAGAAGDVEELGRLAASTAAAGHRTAGVPLAAQQGGGGGPRRPERRYRPHLTLARQRHRAGTDLTPFTYALRDFTTPRRDLTTLTLIRSHPPPPGHPGAQPHYEPVATWPLGGGGT, encoded by the coding sequence ATGAAGCTGTTCGCCGCGGTGATCCCGCCCGCGGAGGTGCTGGGCGAGCTGGCGGAGGCGGTGGCACGGCTGCGGCGGCTGCCAGGCGCCGGGCGGCTGCGCTGGGTGCCGCCGGAGGGGTGGCACCTCACGGTGGCGTTCTACGGGCAGGTGCCGGCCGGTTCCGTCGCGGAGCTGGAGGAGCGGCTGGCGCGGGCGGCCCGGCGCCGGGGGCCGGTCGGGCTGCGGCTGGCGGGGGGCGGGCGGTTCTCCGACACCGTGCTGTGGGCGGGGGCGGCGGGCGACGTCGAGGAGCTGGGCCGGCTCGCGGCAAGCACCGCGGCGGCGGGGCACCGCACGGCGGGGGTGCCGCTGGCGGCGCAGCAGGGCGGGGGCGGGGGCCCTCGGCGACCGGAGCGCCGCTACCGCCCGCACCTGACGCTGGCCCGCCAGCGCCACCGCGCGGGTACGGACCTGACCCCGTTCACGTACGCGCTACGCGACTTCACCACCCCCCGCCGCGACCTGACCACCCTCACCCTCATCCGCAGCCACCCCCCACCCCCCGGCCACCCCGGCGCCCAGCCCCACTACGAGCCCGTAGCCACCTGGCCCCTGGGCGGGGGCGGGACGTAG
- a CDS encoding aldo/keto reductase produces the protein MRYTQLGRTGLKVSRLVLGTMNFGPHADEAASHAMMDAALDAGINFFDTANVYGWGENKGRTEEIVGTWLAQGGGRRDKVVLATKVYGSMDADRDTTWPNHDRLSALNIRRAVDASLKRLQTDHIDLYQFHHVDRHTPWDEIWQAVDVLVQQGKILYAGSSNHAGWHIAQANEAARRRHSLGLVSEQCLYNLYERRAEMEVIPAAGSYGLGIIAWSPLGGGLLGGALRKEREGGGARSGAALSRGAVREQVQAYEDLVAEHGLDPAEVALAWLLTRPGVTGPIVGPRTMEQLTSALPALDLTLPDGLLASLDEIFPGPGPSPEAFAW, from the coding sequence ATGAGGTATACGCAGTTGGGACGTACGGGACTCAAGGTCAGCCGGCTCGTGCTCGGCACCATGAACTTCGGGCCGCATGCCGACGAGGCCGCGAGCCACGCCATGATGGACGCCGCCCTCGACGCGGGCATCAACTTCTTCGACACCGCCAACGTCTACGGCTGGGGCGAGAACAAGGGCCGTACCGAGGAGATCGTCGGCACCTGGCTCGCGCAGGGCGGCGGCCGCCGCGACAAGGTCGTGCTCGCCACCAAGGTCTACGGCTCGATGGACGCCGACCGCGACACCACCTGGCCCAACCACGACCGGCTCTCGGCGCTCAACATCCGCCGCGCCGTCGACGCCAGCCTCAAGCGGCTGCAGACGGACCACATCGACCTCTACCAGTTCCACCACGTCGACCGGCACACGCCCTGGGACGAGATCTGGCAGGCCGTCGACGTCCTCGTGCAGCAGGGCAAGATCCTCTACGCCGGCTCGTCCAACCACGCGGGCTGGCACATCGCCCAGGCCAACGAGGCGGCGCGGCGGCGGCACTCGCTGGGCCTCGTGAGCGAGCAGTGCCTCTACAACCTGTACGAGCGGCGCGCCGAGATGGAGGTCATCCCGGCCGCCGGGAGCTACGGCCTCGGCATCATCGCGTGGTCCCCGCTGGGCGGCGGCCTGCTGGGCGGCGCGCTGCGCAAGGAGCGCGAGGGCGGCGGCGCGCGCTCGGGGGCGGCGCTGTCGCGGGGCGCGGTGCGCGAGCAGGTGCAGGCGTACGAGGATCTGGTCGCCGAGCACGGCCTGGACCCGGCGGAGGTGGCCCTCGCGTGGCTGCTGACGCGGCCGGGCGTGACGGGCCCGATCGTGGGCCCGCGCACGATGGAGCAGCTCACGTCCGCGCTGCCGGCGCTGGACCTGACGCTGCCGGACGGGCTGCTGGCGTCGCTCGACGAGATCTTCCCGGGCCCGGGTCCGTCCCCGGAGGCGTTCGCCTGGTGA
- a CDS encoding TetR/AcrR family transcriptional regulator, with protein sequence MALLWGIDERGKRGPKPGISVDRIVFTAIGIADAEGLEAVSMRKIAVSLGVGTMSLYRHVPGKAELLDLMLDGVGSIEPEDVERFESKPTWRERLRELAHSFWEHYLEHPWLLQVDQGRPVLGPNGLDSFELALSVFDGLLLTDQEKVGFITSLDSTAAGLARVHVNAKQAEERTGISDQEFWEAQSPALESAMTSGRYPRIAGLSEDSFSALDEETYKFATERMLDGLESLLEHRRATGWTLPQGGAGIFHSEECQKEDA encoded by the coding sequence ATGGCCCTGCTCTGGGGCATCGACGAGCGCGGCAAGCGCGGTCCGAAGCCCGGCATCTCGGTGGACCGGATCGTGTTCACCGCGATCGGCATCGCGGATGCCGAAGGGCTGGAGGCGGTCTCGATGCGCAAGATCGCCGTAAGTCTCGGCGTGGGCACCATGTCGCTGTACCGGCACGTGCCCGGCAAGGCCGAGCTGCTGGACCTGATGCTCGACGGTGTCGGGTCGATCGAGCCGGAGGACGTCGAGCGCTTCGAGAGCAAGCCGACCTGGCGGGAGCGGCTGCGGGAGCTGGCCCACTCGTTCTGGGAGCACTACCTCGAACACCCGTGGCTGCTCCAGGTCGACCAGGGCCGGCCCGTCCTCGGCCCCAACGGGCTGGACTCCTTCGAGCTGGCCCTCAGCGTCTTCGACGGGCTGCTGCTCACCGACCAGGAGAAGGTCGGCTTCATCACCTCGCTCGACTCCACCGCCGCCGGCCTCGCCCGGGTGCACGTCAACGCCAAGCAGGCGGAGGAGCGGACCGGGATCAGCGACCAGGAGTTCTGGGAGGCGCAGTCACCGGCGCTGGAGTCGGCGATGACGTCCGGGCGCTATCCGAGGATCGCCGGACTGTCCGAGGACTCCTTCTCGGCGCTGGACGAGGAGACGTACAAGTTCGCCACGGAGCGGATGCTCGACGGCCTGGAGTCGCTGCTCGAACACCGCCGTGCGACGGGATGGACGCTGCCGCAGGGCGGGGCGGGGATCTTCCACTCGGAGGAGTGCCAGAAGGAGGACGCCTGA
- a CDS encoding ATP-binding cassette domain-containing protein produces MKASSADAVVADGVQKRYGEKRALDGFDLTVPYGTVYGLLGPNGAGKTTAVRILSTLIRLDGGQARVGGHDVMKEPVKVRRRIGLAGQYAAVDEVLTGRQNLEMFARLFHLGSRRARERAVELLEQFGLTEAADKGAKEYSGGMRRRLDLASSMILAPDVLFMDEPTTGLDPRSRGEVWEAVRDLVAGGTTVLLTTQYLDEADKLADRIAVIDDGRTIADDTPAALKNTVGGDRIEVVVGSAEEIPDAVRAVARVSGADPAIDLEELRVHGAVTDRVAALTEVARTLQDEGVAVDDIALRRPTLDDVFLSLTGHTAAEKEPAEAAGRQDSGKKDAGKNASGGKASGKTASGRKEEATVA; encoded by the coding sequence GTGAAGGCAAGCTCGGCCGACGCCGTTGTGGCGGACGGCGTGCAGAAGCGCTACGGAGAGAAGCGGGCCCTCGACGGCTTCGACCTGACCGTGCCGTACGGCACGGTCTACGGCCTGCTCGGCCCCAACGGCGCCGGCAAGACCACGGCGGTGCGGATCCTGTCCACCCTCATCCGCCTCGACGGCGGACAGGCCCGCGTCGGCGGGCACGACGTGATGAAGGAGCCGGTCAAGGTGCGCCGGCGGATCGGCCTCGCCGGGCAGTACGCGGCGGTGGACGAGGTGCTGACCGGCCGGCAGAACCTGGAGATGTTCGCCCGGCTGTTCCACCTCGGCTCCCGGCGCGCCCGCGAGCGGGCGGTGGAGCTGCTGGAGCAGTTCGGGCTGACCGAGGCCGCGGACAAGGGCGCCAAGGAGTACAGCGGCGGCATGCGCCGCCGGCTCGACCTGGCGTCGAGCATGATCCTCGCGCCGGACGTGCTGTTCATGGATGAGCCGACGACCGGCCTCGACCCGCGCAGCCGCGGCGAGGTCTGGGAGGCGGTGCGGGACCTGGTCGCTGGCGGCACGACGGTGCTGCTGACGACGCAGTATCTGGACGAGGCCGACAAGCTCGCCGACCGCATCGCCGTCATCGACGACGGCCGGACGATCGCGGACGACACCCCCGCCGCGCTGAAGAACACGGTCGGCGGCGACCGTATCGAGGTCGTCGTCGGCTCGGCGGAGGAGATCCCGGACGCGGTGCGTGCCGTCGCCCGGGTCTCGGGCGCCGACCCGGCCATCGACCTGGAGGAGCTGCGGGTGCACGGCGCGGTGACCGACCGGGTCGCGGCGCTGACGGAGGTGGCGCGCACGCTGCAGGACGAGGGGGTGGCGGTGGACGACATAGCGCTGCGGCGGCCCACGCTCGACGACGTGTTCCTGAGCCTGACGGGGCACACCGCGGCGGAGAAGGAGCCGGCGGAGGCAGCGGGCAGGCAGGACTCCGGCAAGAAGGACGCCGGCAAGAACGCCTCCGGCGGCAAGGCATCCGGCAAGACGGCATCCGGCAGGAAAGAGGAGGCCACGGTCGCATGA
- a CDS encoding ABC transporter permease → MKWAIADCWTVVRRGLLHYRRQPSNIAWQLGFPVVSVLLFVYVFGSAMEGGADAYKSYAMPGMFAMTMAFGFMNTAMLIAIDKEHGITDRFRSMPMSPSAVVSGRGVSDLIGAGLDLAVMAAIALVIGWRSDGSVLETAAAFALLLWLRFALIWVGVVLGLLTPNQEAAGNLFAVAFPFGMVSSVFASPADMPGWLGAIAMWNPVSSTANAVRELFGNPGRLGDSWIEQHAMLMAVVWPVVITAVFLPLAVRKYQRLSL, encoded by the coding sequence CTGAAGTGGGCGATCGCCGACTGCTGGACCGTCGTGCGCCGCGGCCTGCTGCACTACCGCAGGCAGCCGTCGAACATCGCCTGGCAGCTCGGCTTCCCCGTCGTCTCCGTGCTGCTCTTCGTCTACGTCTTCGGCAGCGCGATGGAGGGCGGCGCGGACGCCTACAAGTCGTATGCGATGCCCGGCATGTTCGCGATGACCATGGCCTTCGGGTTCATGAACACCGCCATGCTGATCGCCATCGACAAGGAGCACGGCATCACCGACCGCTTCCGCTCCATGCCGATGTCCCCGTCGGCCGTGGTCAGCGGCCGGGGCGTCTCCGACCTCATCGGCGCCGGGCTGGACCTGGCGGTGATGGCGGCGATCGCGCTGGTCATCGGCTGGCGCTCGGACGGCTCGGTGCTGGAGACCGCGGCGGCATTCGCGCTGCTGCTGTGGCTGCGCTTCGCGCTGATCTGGGTCGGGGTGGTGCTCGGTCTGCTGACGCCCAACCAGGAGGCGGCGGGCAATCTTTTCGCGGTCGCGTTCCCGTTCGGCATGGTCTCCAGCGTCTTCGCCTCACCGGCGGACATGCCGGGCTGGCTGGGCGCGATAGCGATGTGGAACCCGGTGTCCTCCACGGCCAACGCGGTGCGCGAGCTGTTCGGCAACCCGGGGCGGCTGGGCGACTCGTGGATCGAGCAGCACGCGATGCTGATGGCGGTGGTGTGGCCCGTGGTGATCACGGCGGTGTTCCTGCCGCTGGCGGTACGGAAGTACCAGCGGCTGTCGCTCTGA
- the serC gene encoding phosphoserine transaminase, which produces MAEIVIPDDIKPADGRFGSGPSKVRTEALEALAATGSSLLGTSHRQAPVRDLVGRVRDGVRELFSLPEGYEVVLGNGGATAFWDVATHGLIERKSQHLSFGEFSSKFAKAAKLAPWLDEPTVVSSEPGTHPESRAEAGVDVYALTHNETSTGVAMPLRRVEGADDGALVLVDATSGAGGLPVDVAETDVYYFAPQKSFASDGGIWIAAFSPAALERAARVHASGRHVPEFFSLPTAIDNSRKNQTYNTPALATLFLLAEQLDWMNGQGGLEWAVRRTAASARTLYNWAEEAKATTPFVADPAQRSAVVGTIDFSDDVDAAAVARTLRANGIVDTEPYRKLGRNQLRIAMYPAVDPADVEALTRCIDYVVERI; this is translated from the coding sequence GTGGCTGAGATCGTGATTCCTGATGACATCAAGCCCGCCGACGGACGCTTCGGGTCGGGCCCGTCCAAGGTGCGCACCGAGGCGCTTGAGGCGCTGGCCGCCACCGGATCCTCTCTTCTCGGTACGTCTCACCGGCAGGCTCCCGTGCGGGACCTCGTCGGCCGGGTGCGTGACGGGGTGCGTGAGCTGTTCTCGTTGCCCGAGGGGTACGAGGTGGTTCTCGGGAACGGTGGGGCCACCGCGTTCTGGGATGTGGCCACCCACGGGCTGATCGAGCGCAAGTCGCAGCACCTGTCCTTCGGCGAGTTCTCCTCGAAGTTCGCCAAGGCCGCGAAGCTCGCCCCGTGGCTGGACGAGCCGACCGTCGTCTCGTCCGAGCCCGGTACGCACCCTGAGTCGCGGGCCGAGGCCGGGGTGGACGTGTACGCGCTGACGCACAACGAGACCTCCACCGGTGTCGCCATGCCGCTGCGCCGGGTCGAGGGGGCCGACGACGGGGCGCTCGTGCTCGTCGACGCGACGTCCGGGGCCGGCGGGCTGCCGGTGGACGTGGCGGAGACCGACGTGTACTACTTCGCGCCGCAGAAGTCCTTCGCCTCCGACGGCGGGATCTGGATCGCCGCGTTCTCGCCCGCCGCCCTGGAGCGGGCCGCGCGCGTGCACGCCTCCGGGCGGCACGTGCCGGAGTTCTTCTCGCTGCCCACGGCGATCGACAACTCCCGCAAGAACCAGACGTACAACACCCCCGCCCTCGCCACTCTGTTCCTCCTCGCCGAGCAGCTCGACTGGATGAACGGCCAGGGCGGTCTGGAATGGGCCGTACGCCGCACCGCCGCCTCCGCCCGGACGCTCTACAACTGGGCCGAGGAGGCGAAGGCCACCACCCCGTTCGTCGCCGACCCGGCGCAGCGGTCCGCGGTCGTCGGCACGATCGACTTCTCCGACGACGTGGACGCCGCCGCCGTCGCCAGGACGCTGCGGGCCAACGGCATCGTGGACACCGAGCCGTACCGCAAGCTGGGGCGCAACCAGCTCCGGATCGCGATGTACCCCGCGGTCGACCCCGCCGACGTCGAGGCCCTGACCCGCTGTATCGACTACGTGGTCGAGCGGATCTGA
- a CDS encoding endo-1,4-beta-xylanase — protein sequence MRRLRSRPRALLAALAGALCLYGLGTAAPAQASAPAEAGPPAAAAASLNQLAQAHGKFIGSAGATSHFSDTQYTGILGSEFGQVTAENEMKWDTVQPSRGQFNYAPGDRVVDFAQQNGQSVRGHTLVWHSQLPGWVPGLPSGEVRTVMENHVTQVARHYAGEIDAWDVVNEPFNEDGTFRTSPFYNAMGRDYVAHALRAAKAADPGAKLCINDYNIEGVNAKSTAMYNLVRDLKAQGVPIDCVGIQGHLAIQYGFPSDLRQNMQRFADLGVDVAITELDVRMQLPVSAQKEATQSQYYTNVIDACLAVTRCKGVTVWGFPDKYSWVPGVFNGEGSATLWNDSYQPKQAYNAVAEALGGDPGPGPGPGPGDGCSASYAVPQQWNGGFTAAVTLSCDGDSLSGWSVTWDYAAGQRVTSAWNATCQQTGTRVTCTNAPYNGNVPDGGSVTFGFNGTWTTTNPSPPTLTLG from the coding sequence ATGCGAAGACTCCGCAGCAGGCCCAGGGCCCTGCTGGCCGCGCTCGCCGGCGCCCTCTGCCTGTACGGCCTCGGCACCGCCGCCCCCGCACAGGCATCCGCCCCCGCCGAAGCCGGCCCGCCCGCGGCGGCCGCCGCCTCGCTCAACCAGCTCGCGCAGGCGCACGGCAAGTTCATCGGCTCCGCCGGCGCGACGTCGCACTTCTCCGACACCCAGTACACCGGGATCCTGGGCAGCGAGTTCGGCCAGGTCACGGCGGAGAACGAGATGAAGTGGGACACCGTGCAGCCGTCCCGCGGCCAGTTCAACTACGCCCCGGGCGACCGGGTCGTCGACTTCGCGCAGCAGAACGGCCAGTCCGTACGCGGCCACACCCTCGTCTGGCACAGCCAGCTCCCCGGCTGGGTCCCGGGGCTGCCGAGCGGCGAGGTCCGTACGGTGATGGAGAACCACGTCACGCAGGTCGCCCGGCACTACGCGGGCGAGATCGACGCCTGGGACGTCGTCAACGAGCCGTTCAACGAGGACGGCACGTTCCGCACCAGCCCCTTCTACAACGCCATGGGCCGCGACTACGTCGCCCACGCGCTGCGCGCCGCGAAGGCGGCGGACCCGGGCGCGAAGCTGTGCATCAACGACTACAACATCGAGGGCGTCAACGCGAAGAGCACCGCGATGTACAACCTCGTACGCGACCTGAAGGCCCAGGGCGTACCGATCGACTGCGTCGGCATCCAGGGCCACCTGGCGATCCAGTACGGCTTCCCGAGCGACCTGCGGCAGAACATGCAGCGCTTCGCGGACCTGGGCGTCGACGTGGCGATCACGGAGCTGGACGTACGGATGCAGCTCCCCGTCAGCGCGCAGAAGGAGGCCACCCAGTCGCAGTACTACACGAACGTCATCGACGCCTGCCTGGCGGTCACCCGCTGCAAGGGCGTCACGGTGTGGGGCTTCCCGGACAAGTACTCCTGGGTTCCCGGCGTCTTCAACGGCGAGGGCTCGGCGACCCTCTGGAACGACAGCTACCAGCCGAAGCAGGCGTACAACGCGGTGGCTGAAGCCCTCGGCGGCGACCCGGGCCCAGGCCCGGGACCCGGCCCCGGTGACGGCTGCAGCGCGAGCTACGCCGTACCCCAGCAGTGGAACGGCGGCTTCACCGCCGCGGTGACGTTGAGCTGCGACGGCGACTCGCTGTCCGGCTGGTCGGTCACCTGGGACTACGCGGCGGGCCAGCGGGTGACCAGCGCCTGGAACGCCACGTGCCAGCAGACCGGCACGAGGGTGACCTGCACGAACGCCCCCTACAACGGCAACGTCCCGGACGGCGGCTCGGTCACCTTCGGCTTCAACGGCACCTGGACCACCACCAACCCCTCCCCACCCACCCTCACCCTGGGCTGA
- a CDS encoding FAD-binding and (Fe-S)-binding domain-containing protein, which produces MDTETGADAGTDAGVDVVALERRLRDAVRGEVGFGTRDRALVTMDASNYRSVPLGVVAPRDADDVAAALAVCREYGAPVVARGGGTSIAGNAVGAGVVLDFTRHLNRLVDLDPGARTAVVQPGLVLDRLRGAAAPHGLTFGPDPSTHSRCTIGGMVGNNSCGSHSVAWGTTADNVRALDVVTYRGRAVRLERDLGVLPGLREFVDGHLATLRTGGRGVGRATGHPGGRAGGQAPGHAGGVREGGRAPAADAGAPAPYPRDLPGWPDLPRRISGYALDALLPERGGDLARAFTGSEGTLAVLTQATVRLVEAPPARALAVLGYADESAAAEAAAGLLPLRPLTVEGMAADLVPDAHALPRGGAWLFVETGGDTPAAARAAAEEVCRAADAVDHTVVAEPAEQRALWRIREDASGTATRMPDGSEAWPGWEDCAVPPARLGEYLREFRALLAAHGLRGLPYGHFGDGCIHVRIDFDLLTAPGIGRFREFSGELADLVVAHGGSLSGEHGDGRARSELLPAMYGDELVGLFGGFKDLWDPDGALNPGVIARPAPLDADLRFAPLPRVPVPVAFGYPHDGPEGGDFAAAVRRCVGVAKCRNPAGSPGVMCPSYRATGEERHSTRGRARLLHEMLAGEVITDGWRSEEVREALDLCLSCKGCRSDCPVDVDMATYKAEFLHHHYAGRRRPMAHYAMGRLPQWLRLTAALRAAGVANALAAVGPLAAVAKRAAGLAGERAIPPIARVPLTRSLRRGADADPDVLLWPDTFTNYLSPEAGTAAVRVLRAAGLRVGLPREAGKVCCGLTYVSTGQLDLAREAMRRTLDALEPADGGGDETGAAGPPLVVLEPPCAAALKTDLVELLPDDERAPRLAARVRTLAEALETAAPDWTPPRLDRPVTGQTHCHQHAVLGDGAERRLMAKAGLEGQLASGCCGLAGNFGFERGHYEVSAACAEDQLLPAVRNAPEDAAVVADGYSCRTQLAQLAGIRARHLAELLAEGLPEEGGRGGQG; this is translated from the coding sequence ATGGATACGGAGACGGGCGCGGACGCGGGTACGGACGCCGGGGTGGATGTCGTGGCGCTGGAGCGCCGGCTGCGGGACGCCGTCCGCGGCGAGGTGGGGTTCGGGACCCGGGACCGGGCCCTGGTCACCATGGACGCCTCCAACTACCGGAGCGTCCCCCTCGGCGTCGTCGCCCCCCGCGACGCCGACGACGTCGCCGCTGCGCTCGCCGTGTGCCGCGAGTACGGCGCGCCTGTCGTCGCGCGCGGCGGCGGTACGTCCATCGCGGGCAACGCCGTGGGCGCCGGCGTCGTCCTCGACTTCACCCGGCACCTGAACCGGCTCGTCGACCTCGACCCCGGGGCGCGCACCGCCGTCGTGCAGCCCGGGCTCGTGCTCGACCGGCTGCGCGGCGCGGCGGCGCCGCACGGGCTGACCTTCGGGCCCGATCCGTCGACGCACAGCCGGTGCACGATCGGCGGGATGGTCGGCAACAACTCCTGCGGCTCGCACAGCGTCGCGTGGGGGACGACCGCGGACAACGTACGGGCGCTGGACGTGGTGACGTACCGCGGGCGGGCGGTGCGGCTGGAGCGGGACCTGGGGGTGCTGCCGGGGCTGCGGGAGTTCGTCGACGGGCATCTGGCGACGCTGCGGACGGGCGGGCGCGGGGTGGGGCGCGCCACCGGCCATCCGGGCGGTCGTGCGGGCGGGCAGGCGCCCGGGCATGCGGGTGGCGTACGGGAAGGAGGCCGCGCCCCCGCCGCGGACGCCGGCGCTCCCGCCCCGTACCCCCGCGACCTCCCCGGCTGGCCCGACCTCCCCCGCCGCATCTCCGGCTACGCCCTCGACGCCCTCCTCCCCGAACGCGGCGGCGACCTCGCCCGCGCCTTCACCGGCAGCGAAGGCACCCTCGCCGTCCTCACCCAGGCCACCGTCCGCCTCGTCGAGGCGCCCCCCGCCCGCGCCCTCGCCGTCCTCGGCTACGCCGACGAGTCCGCCGCCGCAGAAGCCGCCGCCGGACTGCTGCCGCTGCGCCCCCTGACCGTCGAGGGCATGGCCGCCGACCTCGTGCCCGACGCGCACGCGCTGCCCCGCGGCGGCGCCTGGCTGTTCGTCGAGACCGGCGGCGACACCCCCGCCGCCGCGCGGGCCGCCGCCGAGGAGGTGTGCCGCGCCGCCGACGCCGTCGACCACACCGTCGTCGCGGAGCCCGCCGAGCAGCGCGCCCTGTGGCGTATCCGCGAGGACGCCTCCGGCACCGCCACCCGCATGCCCGACGGCAGCGAGGCGTGGCCCGGCTGGGAGGACTGCGCGGTGCCGCCCGCGCGGCTCGGGGAGTATCTGCGCGAGTTCCGCGCGCTGCTCGCCGCGCACGGGCTGCGCGGGCTGCCGTACGGGCACTTCGGCGACGGCTGCATCCACGTCCGGATCGACTTCGACCTGCTGACCGCGCCCGGCATCGGCCGCTTCCGGGAGTTCTCGGGGGAGCTGGCGGACCTCGTCGTCGCCCACGGCGGCTCGCTGTCCGGGGAGCACGGCGACGGACGGGCGCGTTCCGAGCTGCTGCCCGCGATGTACGGGGACGAACTCGTCGGTCTCTTCGGCGGCTTCAAGGACCTCTGGGACCCCGACGGCGCCCTCAACCCCGGCGTGATCGCCCGCCCCGCCCCCCTCGACGCCGACCTGCGCTTCGCGCCGCTGCCGCGGGTGCCGGTGCCGGTGGCGTTCGGCTATCCGCACGACGGTCCCGAGGGCGGCGACTTCGCCGCGGCGGTGCGGCGGTGCGTCGGGGTCGCCAAGTGCCGGAACCCGGCGGGGAGTCCGGGGGTGATGTGCCCGTCGTACCGGGCCACGGGCGAGGAACGGCACTCCACGCGCGGGCGCGCGCGCCTGCTGCACGAGATGCTGGCCGGGGAGGTCATCACCGACGGCTGGCGCTCGGAGGAGGTGCGCGAGGCGCTCGACCTGTGCCTGTCGTGCAAGGGGTGCCGCAGCGACTGCCCGGTGGACGTCGACATGGCCACGTACAAGGCCGAGTTCCTGCACCACCACTACGCCGGACGGCGGCGGCCGATGGCCCACTACGCGATGGGGCGGCTGCCGCAGTGGCTGCGGCTGACGGCGGCGCTGCGGGCGGCGGGCGTGGCGAACGCGCTGGCCGCGGTGGGCCCGCTGGCGGCGGTGGCGAAGCGGGCGGCGGGGCTTGCGGGGGAGCGGGCGATCCCGCCGATCGCGCGGGTGCCGCTGACGCGGTCGCTGCGGCGGGGCGCCGACGCGGATCCGGACGTGCTGCTGTGGCCGGACACGTTCACGAACTACCTGTCGCCGGAGGCGGGTACGGCGGCGGTCCGGGTGCTGCGGGCGGCGGGCCTGCGGGTGGGGCTGCCGCGGGAGGCGGGGAAGGTGTGCTGCGGGCTGACGTATGTCTCCACGGGCCAACTGGACCTGGCCCGCGAGGCGATGCGGCGCACGCTGGACGCGCTGGAGCCGGCGGACGGCGGCGGCGACGAGACGGGCGCGGCAGGCCCGCCCCTCGTCGTACTCGAACCGCCCTGCGCCGCCGCGCTCAAGACCGACCTCGTGGAGCTGCTGCCCGACGACGAACGCGCCCCGCGCCTCGCCGCCCGCGTCCGCACCCTCGCCGAGGCCCTCGAAACCGCCGCCCCCGACTGGACCCCGCCCCGCCTCGACCGCCCGGTCACCGGCCAGACGCACTGCCACCAGCACGCCGTCCTCGGCGACGGCGCCGAGCGCCGGCTGATGGCGAAGGCGGGTCTGGAGGGGCAACTCGCCTCCGGCTGCTGCGGCCTGGCGGGCAACTTCGGCTTCGAGCGCGGCCACTACGAGGTCTCCGCCGCCTGCGCGGAAGACCAGCTCCTCCCGGCCGTACGCAACGCCCCGGAAGACGCGGCGGTCGTCGCGGACGGCTACTCCTGCCGCACCCAACTCGCCCAGCTCGCCGGCATCCGCGCCCGCCACCTGGCGGAACTCCTCGCGGAGGGCCTGCCGGAGGAGGGCGGGCGGGGCGGACAAGGCTGA
- a CDS encoding TIGR03084 family metal-binding protein, producing the protein MAGPEIITLIDDLRDESAELDALVAGLPPGRWALGTPAAGWTVAHQIAHLAWTDRAALAAARDPDEFRAMLTHAREAPFGFVDEGAERGAAQPPEVLLDEWRRGREELRRVLPALPAGVRMPWFGPPMSVGGVASGRLMETWAHGQDVADALGVRRAPTARLRHVARIGVRTRDFAYAVHRLAPPAGEFRVELTAPGGGEVWAYGPEDAAERVTGPALDFCLLATQRVHRADTALVAEGAEAERWLGIAQAFAGPPGAGRDPAPDGAARTGAAPGECP; encoded by the coding sequence ATGGCGGGCCCGGAGATCATCACCCTGATCGACGACCTCCGCGACGAGAGCGCCGAGTTGGACGCCCTCGTTGCCGGGCTGCCGCCCGGGCGGTGGGCGCTCGGCACCCCCGCCGCCGGGTGGACCGTCGCGCACCAGATCGCCCACCTCGCCTGGACCGATCGCGCCGCGCTCGCCGCCGCCCGCGATCCCGACGAGTTCCGGGCGATGCTGACGCACGCCCGGGAGGCGCCGTTCGGCTTCGTCGACGAGGGTGCCGAGCGGGGTGCCGCGCAGCCGCCGGAGGTGCTGCTGGACGAATGGCGGCGGGGGCGGGAGGAGCTGCGGCGGGTGCTGCCGGCGCTGCCGGCGGGGGTGCGGATGCCGTGGTTCGGGCCGCCGATGAGCGTCGGGGGCGTCGCCTCGGGGCGGTTGATGGAGACCTGGGCCCACGGGCAGGACGTCGCCGACGCGCTCGGCGTACGGCGTGCGCCCACCGCCCGGCTGCGGCACGTGGCCCGTATCGGGGTACGGACGCGGGACTTCGCGTACGCCGTGCACCGGCTCGCGCCGCCCGCAGGGGAGTTCCGCGTCGAGCTGACCGCGCCCGGCGGCGGCGAGGTGTGGGCGTACGGGCCCGAGGACGCCGCCGAGCGCGTCACCGGGCCCGCGCTCGACTTCTGCCTGCTGGCCACCCAGCGCGTGCATCGCGCCGACACCGCGCTCGTCGCCGAGGGCGCGGAGGCGGAGCGCTGGCTGGGCATCGCCCAGGCGTTCGCGGGCCCGCCGGGCGCCGGGCGGGACCCGGCACCGGACGGCGCGGCCCGTACCGGCGCCGCTCCCGGGGAGTGCCCGTGA